The Toxorhynchites rutilus septentrionalis strain SRP chromosome 3, ASM2978413v1, whole genome shotgun sequence genome includes a region encoding these proteins:
- the LOC129777023 gene encoding adenosine kinase — translation MTNSTLFSTCDRCPKFVAFGNVLLDISVELHDNKILKDFDLKDDDQREIPAAKLARLVDVAVETCGNSKYNPGGSALNTCRILRALGEKNIMFCGAIGADENGEILTQILKDSSLNTCIQTLPEHSTGTCICLISGDKRSLNANIGASLHFKKEFITSRWCQSKIGTCTSAAHDDSDEDARVFYIEGYFTPEKFNICKHIYEKYCKTGANLFVTNLNATYILQNFTKEMQYLVEHADLVFGNLTEFIALAEIYECDNIDELARCLIRKYLKLKREKILVATDGCRCVRFFHGNGSIFHADTFQVPIVPKKAVVDTTGAGDSFVAGFLYKYMNGESPTLLDCIRHGSKVAAKVIRQVGCKLPPSLPSSPSAVLTPTENIGFVA, via the exons ATGACGAATAGCACGCTGTTTAGCACCTG CGATCGTTGCCCCAAGTTTGTAGCTTTCGGAAACGTTCTGTTGGACATCAGTGTGGAGCTCCATGATAATAAAATCCTCAAAGATTTCGACTTGAAGGATGATGACCAGCGGGAAATTCCAGCAGCTAAATTGGCTCGATTGGTGGACGTTGCCGTAGAAAC ATGTGGAAACTCAAAGTACAATCCAGGCGGGTCGGCACTAAACACGTGCCGCATACTACGCGCACTTGGGGAGAAGAATATAATGTTCTGTGGAGCCATCGGTGCCGACGAGAATGGGGAAATTTTAACGCAAATTTTGAAGGACAGTTCCCTAAACACGTG CATCCAGACACTGCCGGAACACTCGACGGGCACATGTATCTGTCTGATTAGTGGCGATAAAAGGAGTCTTAATGCAAATATCGGTGCGTCACTGCACTTTAAGAAGGAGTTTATTACATCGCGTTGGTGTCAGAGCAAGATTGGCACCTGTACTTCGGCGGCGCACGACGATAGCGATGAAGATGCTCGTGTATTCTACATCGAGGGATACTTCACGCcggaaaaattcaacatttGTAAGCACATCTATGAGAAATACTGCAAAACGGGTGCGAATTTGTTTGTGACGAACCTCAACGCGACCTATATTCTGCAGAACTTCACCAAggagatgcaatatctggtggaGCATGCTGATTTGGTATTCGGGAATTTAACGGAATTCATTGCTTTGGCGGAGATCTACGAATGTGACAACATTGATGAGTTGGCCAGATGCCTGATACGGAAGTATTTGAAACTTAAGCGGGAGAAAATTCTCGTGGCAACCGATGGTTGCCGATGTGTTCGATTTTTCCACGGAAACGGAAGTATTTTTCACGCCGACACATTCCAAGTACCCATCGTTCCGAAGAAAGCGGTTGTGGATACGACTG GTGCCGGGGATTCATTCGTGGCTGGATTTTTGTATAAATATATGAATGGTGAGTCGCCTACATTGCTCGATTGCATCCGACATGGCAGCAAAGTAGCAGCGAAGGTAATTCGCCAGGTGGGATGCAAATTACCACCATCACTACCATCATCTCCATCGGCGGTTCTAACGCCAACGGAAAATATCGGTTTCGTCGCTTAA